From the genome of Maribacter algicola, one region includes:
- a CDS encoding glycosyltransferase family 4 protein — protein MKKVLVITYYWPPAGGPGVQRWLKFVKYFRDYGIEPVVYIPENPHYPLLDTSLLADVPKDIKILKHTIFEPYGLSKLISGSKTERISSGVITEKNQSVLERIMLWVRGNFFIPDARKFWVNPSVRFLGPILKEEGIETIITTGPPHSLHLIGLKLKERSGLQWIADFRDPWTSIGYHQKLKLTTSAQKKHKELEREVLNTADKIVVTSKTTKEEFQALTPRPIRVITNGFDWKDNTSISLDQKFTIAHIGSMLTKRNPLNLWKVLGELVQENADFKDSLQLNFVGVVGQDILDSLSEFGISEYASILGYVPHEEAVSFQQKSQVLLLVEIDSKETVGIIPGKFFEYLRAKRPILGIGPAHWEVAEMISETASGQFFDHANESELKSVLLNWFQRYKNNSLKVPAINIERYSRQELTRQFADYI, from the coding sequence ATGAAGAAGGTTTTGGTCATCACGTATTACTGGCCTCCGGCGGGGGGTCCTGGAGTACAGCGATGGCTAAAATTTGTAAAATATTTTAGGGACTATGGTATAGAGCCTGTTGTCTATATCCCTGAAAACCCACATTATCCCTTACTAGATACCTCCTTGCTTGCTGATGTGCCAAAGGATATTAAGATACTAAAACATACAATCTTTGAACCGTACGGACTATCAAAATTGATATCCGGCAGCAAAACCGAACGAATAAGTTCTGGAGTCATTACTGAAAAAAATCAGTCCGTATTGGAACGTATCATGCTTTGGGTGCGGGGCAATTTTTTTATCCCCGATGCCCGGAAATTTTGGGTGAATCCTTCGGTAAGGTTTTTGGGACCTATTTTGAAAGAGGAAGGCATCGAAACCATTATCACTACAGGCCCCCCGCATAGCCTGCATTTAATCGGTCTAAAATTGAAAGAACGGTCGGGCCTTCAGTGGATAGCCGATTTTAGGGATCCATGGACCTCAATTGGCTATCACCAAAAATTGAAGCTAACGACATCGGCACAAAAAAAGCATAAGGAACTAGAGCGAGAGGTCTTAAATACCGCCGATAAAATTGTGGTCACAAGCAAAACCACGAAGGAAGAATTCCAAGCCCTTACGCCTAGGCCAATACGGGTGATAACCAATGGATTTGATTGGAAAGATAATACGTCCATATCCTTGGATCAAAAGTTCACCATCGCCCATATTGGCTCCATGCTTACTAAAAGAAACCCCCTTAATCTTTGGAAGGTCCTAGGCGAATTGGTTCAAGAAAATGCCGACTTTAAAGACTCCCTGCAACTTAATTTTGTGGGGGTCGTGGGTCAGGATATCTTGGATTCCCTGAGCGAATTCGGGATAAGCGAATATGCAAGTATCCTGGGGTACGTACCGCATGAAGAGGCGGTTTCCTTTCAACAAAAATCACAGGTCTTATTGTTGGTGGAAATCGATTCAAAGGAGACTGTTGGAATCATTCCGGGAAAGTTTTTTGAATATTTGAGGGCCAAAAGGCCTATTCTGGGGATTGGTCCGGCCCATTGGGAAGTAGCCGAAATGATTTCTGAAACGGCATCAGGACAGTTTTTTGATCATGCCAACGAATCCGAGCTTAAAAGTGTACTTTTAAACTGGTTTCAACGCTATAAGAATAATTCCTTGAAGGTTCCGGCTATCAATATTGAACGTTACAGTAGGCAGGAACTAACAAGGCAATTCGCGGATTATATTTAA
- a CDS encoding oligosaccharide flippase family protein encodes MGIVLKQSLNNTIVTYVGFAIGALNTLFLYTNFMQPDHYGLVQLILSVSGVLMPILAFGVPNSLVKFYSSFKTEREQDGFLGMMLFLPLLFIIPIGFLSFFANEAIGGVLSKENPIVRDYIWQIFLIGISMAYFEVFYAWARIRMKSVFGNFMKEIFCRVGQSVLLILLWLQVLDVPQFINALVVFYILRVAIMKLYAYRLRFPKLTTVLPPNWREILQYSALIILGGSTAIVLMEVDKVMLNNYLPIENVAYYAVAGFMATVIAVPSRAMHQITYPMTAEYINKNDLKSLGGLYRKSSLTLFIVSGLLLILILLNLGDLYRILPSDYSDGYIIVFWIGLVKVYDSLLGNNNSILFNSKYYTSVLFFGVLLALMAVGFNLWLIPKFGLQGAAIASFSAFFIYNSLKLYYVKSKFGLQPFTKETLKVFLLVLALAIVFSSVPFSFHPIVNIGVKSILITVVYFMVLYKFRISEDIHTILDKYLGRK; translated from the coding sequence ATGGGTATCGTACTAAAACAGTCCTTGAACAATACCATCGTAACCTACGTTGGTTTTGCCATTGGCGCGCTAAATACACTATTTCTCTATACAAATTTTATGCAACCGGACCATTATGGGCTGGTCCAATTGATTCTTTCCGTTTCCGGTGTTCTCATGCCCATTCTAGCCTTTGGTGTCCCCAACAGTTTGGTAAAGTTTTATAGCAGTTTTAAAACGGAAAGGGAACAGGACGGCTTTTTGGGGATGATGCTCTTTCTACCGTTGCTGTTCATTATACCCATAGGTTTCCTTAGTTTTTTTGCCAATGAGGCCATTGGGGGGGTGCTTTCCAAGGAAAACCCCATAGTACGGGATTATATATGGCAAATATTCCTGATCGGGATTTCCATGGCCTATTTTGAGGTATTTTATGCCTGGGCCAGGATCAGGATGAAATCGGTCTTTGGAAATTTTATGAAAGAGATTTTCTGTAGGGTGGGACAGAGCGTATTATTGATTCTGTTATGGTTACAGGTTCTGGATGTTCCCCAATTCATCAATGCCCTGGTGGTTTTTTATATCCTTAGAGTGGCCATCATGAAGCTGTACGCCTACCGTCTTCGTTTTCCAAAATTGACGACAGTGCTACCACCTAATTGGCGGGAAATCCTTCAATATAGTGCCTTGATTATCTTGGGTGGCTCTACCGCCATTGTACTTATGGAGGTGGACAAGGTGATGCTCAATAATTATTTGCCCATTGAAAATGTTGCCTATTATGCCGTTGCCGGATTTATGGCCACGGTGATTGCTGTGCCCAGTAGGGCGATGCATCAGATAACCTACCCCATGACGGCAGAGTATATCAATAAAAATGATTTGAAGTCTTTGGGCGGATTGTATCGGAAAAGCTCTTTGACCCTGTTTATAGTTTCTGGGCTGCTGCTGATTTTAATACTGTTGAATTTGGGAGATCTGTATCGAATTTTGCCATCGGATTATAGTGATGGTTATATCATTGTGTTTTGGATTGGCCTTGTAAAGGTATATGACTCCTTATTGGGCAACAACAATTCGATTTTGTTCAATTCAAAGTACTACACATCTGTTTTGTTCTTTGGCGTTCTGCTGGCCCTAATGGCCGTTGGTTTCAATCTATGGTTGATTCCAAAATTTGGGTTGCAGGGAGCGGCCATAGCCAGTTTTTCGGCATTTTTCATCTACAATTCGTTAAAGTTGTATTACGTGAAATCAAAATTTGGGCTTCAGCCTTTCACAAAGGAAACCTTAAAAGTCTTTTTGTTGGTATTAGCTTTGGCGATTGTCTTTTCTTCAGTACCATTTTCATTTCACCCAATCGTAAATATTGGGGTCAAGAGTATTTTAATTACGGTGGTTTATTTTATGGTACTTTATAAGTTCCGGATTTCAGAGGATATCCATACGATACTTGATAAATACCTAGGTAGAAAATAA